One Romboutsia sp. 13368 genomic window carries:
- a CDS encoding helix-turn-helix transcriptional regulator: MRLLDILFYLLRSSSKVTVRQLFQAFNVSTRTIRRDLDKLSVAGVPIIFYRGANGGIEIDKNYTIAIHILRYSDYKSLIFALDIGEYSSNNIGESCLIDKFESVDKVILINKIYNVNICNKSYNSIIINYEEHKDKIKFI, encoded by the coding sequence ATGAGACTTTTAGATATTTTATTTTATCTATTAAGAAGCAGTTCTAAAGTTACTGTTAGACAGTTATTTCAAGCGTTTAATGTATCTACCAGAACAATACGAAGAGATTTAGATAAATTATCTGTAGCTGGTGTACCTATAATTTTTTATAGAGGTGCAAATGGAGGAATAGAAATTGATAAAAACTATACAATAGCAATTCATATACTTAGATATAGTGATTATAAATCTTTAATATTTGCATTAGATATAGGTGAATATAGCAGTAATAATATAGGTGAATCTTGTTTGATTGATAAATTTGAATCAGTAGATAAGGTTATTTTAATTAATAAAATATACAATGTTAATATTTGTAATAAAAGTTATAATAGTATAATAATTAATTATGAAGAACACAAAGACAAAATTAAATTTATTTAA
- a CDS encoding M20 metallopeptidase family protein, with translation MNNLLEQANLIKDEIVSYRRHIHANPEVGTHLPTTTKYVMDKLTEMGYEPKEICDSGIVATIEGSKPGKTFLLRADMDALPMEESTACDFAAKNGAMHSCGHDMHTAMLLGAAKLLKQNQDKIEGTVKLVFQPDEEGFTGAKKMIEAGVLQNPKVDAAMAMHVNSGTPSNLVVCGLGTSIGGCNRFRIVVKGHGCHGAMPETGVDPINIAVHIYQAVQEIVTREIVATQPVVITFGKFAGGDAPNIIPGEVVMEGTIRTLDKAVGEQVFSRMNDIVTGTAKMFRGEAELIELSSVPPLTNDKALANEVTGYLKDIVGEQGIWLFEGGGMGSEDFASYSYEVPSLYLILGAGAKNENPEFGEPMHNTKVVFNEDVLPTGAAIHAYSAINWLKNNK, from the coding sequence ATGAATAACTTATTAGAACAAGCTAATTTAATAAAAGATGAAATAGTGTCTTATAGAAGACATATACATGCTAACCCAGAGGTTGGTACACATTTACCTACGACAACTAAGTATGTTATGGATAAATTAACAGAAATGGGATATGAACCAAAAGAAATATGTGATAGTGGTATAGTAGCTACTATAGAAGGTAGTAAGCCAGGAAAAACGTTTTTATTAAGAGCTGATATGGACGCTCTTCCAATGGAAGAATCTACAGCATGTGATTTTGCTGCTAAAAATGGTGCAATGCACTCATGTGGTCATGATATGCATACTGCAATGTTACTTGGAGCAGCTAAATTATTAAAGCAAAACCAAGACAAAATAGAAGGTACAGTTAAATTAGTATTCCAACCAGATGAAGAAGGATTCACTGGAGCTAAGAAAATGATAGAAGCTGGAGTACTTCAAAATCCTAAGGTTGATGCTGCAATGGCAATGCATGTTAACTCAGGAACACCATCAAACTTAGTAGTATGTGGATTAGGTACAAGTATAGGTGGATGTAACAGATTTAGAATAGTTGTAAAAGGTCATGGATGCCACGGAGCTATGCCTGAAACTGGTGTAGACCCAATAAACATAGCAGTTCATATATATCAAGCAGTACAAGAAATAGTAACTAGAGAAATAGTTGCAACTCAACCAGTTGTTATAACATTTGGTAAATTTGCAGGTGGAGATGCTCCAAACATAATACCTGGAGAAGTTGTTATGGAAGGTACAATAAGAACTTTAGATAAAGCTGTTGGAGAACAAGTATTCAGCAGAATGAATGATATAGTTACTGGTACTGCTAAAATGTTCAGAGGAGAAGCTGAATTAATAGAGTTATCTTCTGTACCACCATTAACTAACGATAAAGCATTAGCTAACGAAGTAACTGGATACTTAAAAGATATAGTTGGAGAGCAAGGAATATGGTTATTCGAAGGTGGAGGAATGGGTTCTGAAGACTTCGCATCTTATTCTTATGAAGTTCCAAGTCTTTACTTAATATTAGGAGCTGGAGCTAAAAACGAAAATCCAGAATTCGGTGAACCAATGCACAATACAAAAGTAGTATTTAATGAAGATGTATTACCAACAGGTGCTGCTATACATGCATATAGTGCTATAAATTGGTTAAAAAACAATAAATAA
- a CDS encoding Crp/Fnr family transcriptional regulator, protein MNNLSYLLETCPNHIKKDFLNISFDTFDKILIQNEDANFVYIIKKGKAKVYSLTSTGIKYLERIYSEYELFGELEVFINKPILNYVEALEPCEVIKIPKDCFLEWIKYDSNFSLYINIQLSHKLYTTSINSKANIVYPLKHRLIFFLWRFLDEHNLNAIHKDLLVEGIGSNIRSVNRIIKELVSDNIIDYNKGFIKVKDMNKLINIVFSYNYNDNTIELLNKN, encoded by the coding sequence ATGAACAACTTATCTTATCTTTTAGAAACTTGCCCTAATCATATAAAAAAAGATTTTTTAAATATATCTTTTGACACTTTCGATAAGATATTGATTCAAAATGAAGATGCAAATTTTGTATACATAATAAAAAAAGGTAAAGCTAAAGTTTATTCTCTAACATCTACTGGTATAAAATATTTAGAACGAATATATTCTGAATATGAGTTATTTGGAGAATTAGAAGTATTCATAAACAAACCTATATTAAACTATGTAGAAGCACTTGAGCCTTGTGAGGTAATTAAAATACCTAAAGATTGTTTCTTAGAATGGATTAAGTATGATAGTAATTTTTCTTTATATATAAATATTCAACTTTCCCATAAACTATATACTACATCCATTAATAGCAAGGCAAATATTGTATATCCTTTAAAACATAGATTAATATTCTTTTTATGGAGATTCTTAGATGAGCATAATTTAAATGCTATTCACAAAGACTTATTAGTAGAAGGAATTGGATCAAATATCAGAAGTGTTAATAGAATAATTAAAGAATTAGTTAGTGATAATATTATTGACTACAATAAAGGGTTTATTAAAGTAAAAGATATGAATAAGCTTATAAATATAGTTTTCTCTTACAATTATAATGATAATACAATAGAACTTTTAAATAAAAATTAG
- a CDS encoding PAS domain S-box protein produces the protein MEILLEKVDEYILIVDYNGKIIFANDKFLNKFGYKKQELYKINVNQIITNDYLEIDKISACKNGVSKELEIININNKKIKLDTNLFIDEFKSKRCLFIVSKDIDNSILKKEHMELVLDNIHTGTFIKDASGKYVYYSKRLCESFGKSQEEIIGKYDDDIFPSDIAEHFKISDKIVANSRVGKLYEDEINMFGKKNTYETYKQPIYDEDNNLKYIVGSCKDISLYNIAIKEMFKNYSEVIATDSYEIQNGIYNLLHNISNNIIENTNAKGLAINLYDKDNLEFKPYIKLKNTAKTLARVDKIRISEDEEKAILEGKTFRGLKSISKIIKKTDIEEIDLDIEAINDIEYLCIYPMIISNELIGTLSFSYSKEEAPKYNQDTLFEEIADKLAMLIKNYRLSQELKLENKKRKESEEELSLYLDVSVDLKAIANIDGYMIKANGSLKKILGWNEEEIKTMHYSNLVHPDDFNILEYLYNSNCMTEETKHLIVRVLCKDNSYKWIELSLKYVKDKNIFIATGIDITKRKEIEKEKKRLEEAIHLESIRNEFFGNISHEFKTPLNIILGIVQLMDKNIALDNITKENLIRHVDIMKQNSYRLLRLVNNLIDISRIDIGYYNLQSSNYNIVKVIEDITLSVAEYVKHKNINLIFDTDLEEITLACDPDKIERVMLNLLSNAIKYTDDNGNIHVSLNKVNEDVVVSVKDSGVGIPKDKLELIFNRFGQANDILSRRCEGSGIGLSIVKSIVEMHGGKIEVFSEIGKGTEFIFNIPIKILEEKNVILNCDNKYYHVEKCNIEFSDIYSI, from the coding sequence ATGGAAATTTTACTAGAAAAAGTGGATGAGTATATTTTAATAGTAGATTATAATGGAAAAATAATTTTTGCTAATGATAAATTTCTAAATAAATTTGGATATAAAAAACAGGAATTATATAAAATAAATGTAAATCAAATTATAACTAATGACTATTTAGAAATAGATAAGATATCAGCTTGTAAAAATGGAGTAAGTAAAGAATTAGAAATTATAAACATAAATAATAAAAAAATAAAACTAGATACTAATCTATTTATAGATGAGTTTAAAAGTAAGAGATGTTTATTTATTGTATCAAAAGATATAGACAACTCTATTTTAAAAAAAGAACACATGGAATTAGTATTAGATAATATACATACAGGAACATTTATTAAAGATGCTTCTGGAAAATATGTATATTATAGTAAACGTTTATGTGAATCATTTGGTAAATCTCAAGAAGAGATTATAGGTAAATATGATGATGATATTTTCCCATCAGATATTGCAGAGCATTTCAAAATATCAGATAAAATAGTAGCAAATAGTAGAGTAGGTAAATTATATGAGGATGAAATAAATATGTTTGGAAAAAAAAATACCTATGAAACTTATAAACAACCTATATATGATGAAGATAATAATTTGAAATATATAGTAGGATCATGTAAAGATATAAGTTTATATAATATAGCTATAAAAGAAATGTTTAAAAATTATAGTGAAGTTATTGCTACTGATAGCTATGAAATCCAGAATGGAATATATAATTTATTGCATAATATATCAAATAACATAATAGAGAATACAAATGCTAAAGGCTTAGCTATAAATCTTTACGATAAAGATAATCTAGAGTTTAAACCATATATAAAACTAAAAAATACAGCTAAAACACTTGCTAGAGTTGATAAAATAAGGATTAGTGAAGATGAAGAAAAAGCAATTTTAGAAGGGAAAACTTTTAGGGGACTTAAAAGCATAAGTAAGATAATAAAAAAGACTGATATAGAAGAAATAGATTTAGATATAGAAGCTATAAATGACATAGAATATCTTTGTATATATCCTATGATAATAAGTAATGAATTAATAGGTACATTATCATTTAGTTATAGTAAAGAAGAAGCACCTAAATATAATCAAGATACTTTATTTGAAGAAATTGCAGATAAACTTGCAATGCTCATAAAAAATTATAGATTATCTCAAGAATTAAAATTAGAAAATAAAAAACGTAAAGAATCAGAAGAAGAATTAAGTCTTTACTTAGACGTGTCAGTAGATTTAAAAGCAATAGCAAATATAGAYGGTTATATGATTAAAGCTAATGGTTCTTTGAAAAAAATACTTGGCTGGAATGAAGAAGAAATAAAAACTATGCATTATAGTAATTTAGTTCATCCTGATGATTTTAATATATTAGAATATTTATATAATTCAAATTGTATGACAGAAGAAACAAAGCATTTAATTGTTAGAGTTTTATGTAAAGATAATAGTTATAAATGGATAGAACTAAGTTTAAAGTATGTAAAAGATAAAAATATATTTATAGCTACAGGTATAGATATTACAAAAAGAAAAGAAATAGAAAAAGAAAAGAAAAGATTAGAAGAAGCTATTCACCTAGAAAGTATAAGAAATGAATTTTTTGGAAATATATCTCATGAATTTAAAACACCATTAAATATAATACTTGGAATTGTTCAATTAATGGATAAAAATATAGCTTTAGATAATATAACTAAAGAGAATTTAATACGACATGTAGATATTATGAAGCAGAATTCTTATAGGCTACTAAGGCTAGTAAATAATTTAATAGATATAAGTAGAATTGATATAGGATATTATAATTTACAATCTTCTAATTACAATATCGTAAAAGTAATAGAAGATATAACTTTGTCAGTAGCAGAATATGTTAAACATAAAAATATAAATTTAATATTTGATACAGATTTGGAAGAAATAACATTAGCCTGTGATCCAGATAAAATAGAAAGGGTAATGTTAAACTTATTATCAAATGCAATTAAGTATACTGACGATAATGGAAATATACATGTATCTTTAAACAAAGTAAATGAAGATGTAGTTGTATCTGTAAAGGATAGTGGAGTAGGAATACCAAAAGATAAGTTAGAATTAATATTTAATAGATTTGGACAAGCAAATGATATTCTTTCTAGAAGATGCGAAGGTAGTGGAATAGGGCTATCTATTGTAAAGTCCATTGTAGAGATGCATGGAGGTAAAATAGAAGTATTTAGTGAAATTGGTAAGGGAACTGAATTTATTTTTAATATACCTATTAAAATTTTAGAAGAAAAGAATGTTATACTAAACTGTGATAATAAATATTATCATGTTGAAAAATGTAATATAGAGTTTTCTGACATATATAGTATATAA
- a CDS encoding BMP family lipoprotein: protein LPAPAVVRYQYGYKYGVESTNKDTVVLEQYVNSFTDQAKGKSVAKQMQASGADIILAAAGDAGTGAIEAAKEANKYAIGGDRDQSDLAPENVIVSAMKKLNVASYSLVKDLVEGNFKGGAEKVYGLKEGGVGISENNLLPEDVMDYANKEAEKIKNGEIKIPRTE from the coding sequence AGTTACCAGCACCAGCAGTAGTTAGATATCAATATGGATATAAATATGGAGTTGAAAGTACTAATAAAGATACTGTAGTATTAGAACAATATGTAAACTCATTTACAGACCAAGCAAAAGGAAAATCTGTAGCTAAACAAATGCAAGCATCAGGTGCAGATATAATATTAGCTGCAGCAGGAGATGCAGGAACAGGTGCTATAGAAGCTGCAAAAGAAGCCAATAAATATGCTATAGGTGGAGATAGAGATCAAAGCGATTTAGCACCAGAAAATGTAATAGTTTCAGCTATGAAGAAACTAAATGTTGCATCTTATTCTTTAGTAAAGGATTTAGTAGAAGGAAACTTTAAGGGTGGAGCAGAAAAAGTATACGGACTTAAAGAAGGTGGAGTTGGAATATCAGAAAACAACTTATTACCAGAAGATGTAATGGATTATGCTAATAAAGAAGCTGAAAAGATAAAAAATGGTGAAATAAAAATACCTAGAACTGAATAA
- the cdd gene encoding cytidine deaminase: MIDAKLLIEKAYEAQKLSYSPYSHFTVGAALLGASGKIYTGCNIENAAFTPTNCXERTAFFKAISEGEKEFTAIAIVGHKKGQNXGEGDFCAPCAVCRQVMAEFCNLDTFKVYIAKSRDEYLEYTLGELLPLAFTGKNLD, encoded by the coding sequence ATGATTGATGCAAAATTATTAATAGAAAAAGCATATGAGGCTCAAAAACTTTCTTATTCACCATACTCACACTTTACTGTAGGCGCTGCTTTACTTGGTGCTAGCGGAAAAATATATACAGGATGTAATATAGAAAACGCTGCTTTTACACCGACAAACTGTGSAGAAAGAACTGCTTTCTTCAAAGCAATATCTGAAGGTGAAAAAGAATTTACTGCTATAGCTATAGTTGGACATAAAAAAGGTCAAAATNNNGGAGAAGGTGACTTCTGTGCACCATGTGCCGTATGTAGACAAGTTATGGCTGAATTTTGTAATCTAGATACATTTAAAGTTTATATTGCTAAAAGTAGAGATGAATATTTAGAATATACTTTAGGTGAACTTTTACCATTAGCCTTCACTGGTAAAAACTTAGATTAA
- a CDS encoding sensor histidine kinase: MNHDINCMIFDNFGNLWIGTNIGLSKFDIKSNKFTSYTTAQGLTNNFINSILLDDDNNLWISTNKGLNKFDIEKENITAFTKTDGIYGYQFNVNSSFKDKNGVMIFGSTNGITYFNPKDIKNPAVNENKVVLGDIYIGKNKVIYDNKELILEHYDKDLSITYFLPVYESLNNITYEYMIEGLDSNWIYLDSKSYLNIKTLDSGKYTLKIRARDGHGNLTKETSMNIKVKKPLWKTPLAYLIYLIVFSAIAFYILNYVKILQNLVNQKTMNLNKQLEENKRLSEEIINNEKFKNDYFVNLSHELRTPINVISSILQLTNSMISNKTMTYERAKYYTKILSRNCENLLKIINDIIDSSKIETGNYKINKKNNDIVYIVEEVVLSMSNFIEEKGLSLIIDPEIEEKVISCDETEIERCMINLIGNAVKFTPEGGEIKVYIKEIEDNIEITIEDTGIGISKEDQDFIFKRFSQVENTGAIKASSSGIGLTLVKHIVELHGGYIKLESELNKGSKFTIGLPDICEEIISEST; the protein is encoded by the coding sequence ATTAACCATGATATAAATTGTATGATTTTTGATAATTTCGGAAACTTATGGATTGGAACAAATATAGGTTTAAGTAAATTTGATATAAAATCAAATAAATTTACTTCTTATACTACAGCACAAGGTCTTACTAATAACTTTATAAATTCGATTTTATTAGATGATGATAATAATCTTTGGATAAGTACTAATAAGGGATTAAATAAATTTGATATAGAAAAAGAAAATATAACAGCTTTTACAAAAACAGATGGTATATACGGATATCAATTTAATGTAAATTCAAGTTTTAAAGATAAAAATGGAGTGATGATATTTGGTAGTACAAATGGTATTACATATTTTAATCCAAAAGATATAAAAAATCCTGCAGTAAATGAAAATAAAGTTGTATTAGGTGATATCTATATAGGAAAAAATAAAGTTATTTATGATAATAAAGAATTAATTTTAGAACATTATGATAAAGACTTATCAATAACATATTTTTTACCTGTTTATGAAAGTTTAAATAATATAACTTATGAATATATGATTGAAGGACTTGATTCAAACTGGATATATCTAGATAGTAAGTCTTATTTAAATATTAAAACATTAGATTCAGGTAAATATACCTTAAAAATAAGAGCTAGAGATGGACATGGAAATCTAACTAAAGAAACAAGTATGAATATAAAAGTTAAAAAACCTTTATGGAAAACACCTTTAGCTTACTTAATATATTTAATTGTATTTTCAGCAATAGCTTTTTATATATTAAATTATGTTAAAATACTACAAAATTTAGTAAATCAAAAAACAATGAATTTAAATAAGCAATTAGAAGAAAATAAAAGATTAAGTGAAGAAATAATAAATAATGAAAAATTTAAAAATGATTATTTTGTAAACTTATCTCATGAGCTTAGAACACCAATAAATGTTATATCATCAATACTACAATTAACAAATAGCATGATTAGTAATAAGACTATGACATATGAAAGAGCTAAATATTATACAAAAATTTTAAGTAGAAATTGTGAGAATTTATTAAAAATAATAAATGATATAATAGATAGTTCAAAAATAGAAACTGGAAATTACAAAATTAATAAAAAGAATAATGATATAGTATATATCGTTGAAGAAGTTGTACTTAGCATGAGTAATTTTATAGAGGAAAAAGGATTATCACTTATAATTGACCCTGAAATAGAAGAGAAAGTTATTTCTTGTGATGAAACAGAAATAGAAAGATGTATGATTAATTTAATTGGTAATGCAGTTAAATTTACTCCAGAAGGTGGAGAAATTAAAGTATATATTAAAGAAATTGAAGATAATATTGAAATAACTATAGAAGATACGGGAATTGGTATATCAAAAGAAGATCAAGACTTTATATTTAAACGATTCTCACAAGTTGAAAATACTGGTGCTATAAAAGCAAGTAGTAGTGGAATTGGACTTACACTTGTTAAACATATAGTAGAACTTCATGGTGGATATATTAAACTTGAAAGTGAGCTTAATAAAGGAAGTAAATTTACTATAGGCCTTCCTGATATATGTGAAGAAATTATATCTGAAAGTACATAG
- a CDS encoding ligand-binding sensor domain-containing protein: MKLKLAKIILLGYILINILMPISVLAESLNKETFENLSIDEGLSNEHITSIFQDSKGYMWIGTIDGLNRYDGERRIIVYNCSIDSENSLSSTYINDIEEDSMGNIWVATDSGLDIIDTNTDTIINFNDLEXKLIYVT, encoded by the coding sequence ATGAAACTAAAACTGGCAAAAATAATATTATTAGGATATATTCTAATAAACATTTTAATGCCTATATCAGTATTAGCTGAATCATTAAACAAAGAAACCTTTGAAAATTTATCTATTGATGAAGGACTTTCAAATGAACATATAACATCAATATTTCAGGATAGTAAAGGATATATGTGGATAGGTACAATAGATGGGCTTAATAGATATGATGGTGAAAGAAGAATAATAGTATATAATTGCAGTATAGACAGTGAAAACTCATTAAGTTCAACATATATAAATGATATAGAAGAAGACTCTATGGGCAATATTTGGGTGGCAACTGATTCAGGCTTAGATATTATAGATACTAATACAGATACTATTATAAACTTTAATGACCTAGAAAKAAAGCTAATTTATGTAACTTAA
- a CDS encoding class I SAM-dependent methyltransferase produces MNELITIIFNLFMMPFEKISLNKRRKELITKANGKVLEIGSGGGINFNYYNPKNIESLNVLDLKFNKFILNHKLNKEININYITANAEKLPFEDKYFDTVVVTLTFCAIDNPNKALEEIYRVLKDDGKLIFIEHVLPHDKAYKNLANSLNSTWKKVGKCNINCDTYRNIENANFKISNYEKFGNKVFVFIKGIAYKI; encoded by the coding sequence GTGAACGAACTAATAACAATTATATTTAACTTATTTATGATGCCTTTTGAAAAAATATCTCTAAATAAAAGAAGAAAAGAACTCATAACAAAGGCCAATGGAAAAGTTCTTGAAATAGGCTCTGGAGGTGGAATCAATTTTAACTACTATAATCCTAAAAATATTGAATCACTAAATGTTTTAGATTTAAAATTTAATAAATTTATACTAAATCATAAATTAAATAAAGAAATAAATATAAACTATATAACTGCAAATGCTGAAAAGTTACCATTTGAAGACAAGTATTTTGACACAGTAGTTGTTACCCTTACATTCTGTGCTATTGATAATCCTAATAAGGCATTAGAAGAAATCTATAGAGTTTTAAAGGATGACGGAAAATTAATTTTTATAGAACATGTACTTCCACATGATAAAGCTTATAAAAACTTAGCAAATTCTTTAAACAGTACTTGGAAAAAGGTTGGTAAATGCAATATCAATTGTGATACTTACAGAAACATAGAAAATGCCAACTTTAAGATAAGTAATTATGAGAAATTCGGTAACAAGGTTTTTGTATTTATTAAAGGAATTGCTTATAAAATATAA
- a CDS encoding two-component regulator propeller domain-containing protein — translation MEILNLQEDENIKIYNNEFILSDSQNNIWISSSKGVEKYSITDGEFXXFSNEVDTEHSITSNIVTCFYEDSNGTIWIGTDRGVNILNENTIFNEIYLNDKNIVSTLVVNNQIWVATKRQGMYIYDLENENLIEHFKINNEYIRK, via the coding sequence ATGGAGATTCTTAACCTTCAAGAAGATGAAAATATAAAGATTTATAATAATGAATTTATTTTAAGTGATAGTCAAAATAATATATGGATATCTAGTAGTAAAGGAGTAGAAAAGTATTCTATAACTGATGGTGAATTTNNNNNGTTTTCAAATGAAGTAGATACTGAACATTCTATAACAAGTAATATTGTAACTTGTTTTTATGAAGACTCTAATGGAACTATATGGATAGGGACAGACAGAGGAGTTAATATATTAAATGAGAATACTATATTCAATGAAATATATTTAAATGATAAGAATATAGTAAGTACATTAGTTGTTAATAATCAAATATGGGTAGCTACTAAAAGACAAGGGATGTATATATATGATTTAGAAAATGAAAATTTAATAGAGCATTTTAAAATAAATAATGAATACATAAGAAAAAT
- a CDS encoding conjugated bile salt MFS transporter, with translation MDALNQNKSKKFATGWLIVVACMLIQAIPFGVASNIQPQFVSYIVEEKGFTLAGFSLIFTLGTVASAVASPFIGVLFNKINTKMLFLLGCILSGGGFLAFSMCNQLWQFYLVAAVVQVGTAVISSIGVPLVINRWFDEESKGKAMGIAFAGSGLGNIFLQQLVVSSLVANGAAKSYMIFGALSLIVGIPVSLFLLRMPKNDSEVVKGKKAKEEKSTEKSVDNSGFTFKEATKTKFFWLFGFGLFFLGMYVSALAVQYPAFLSSDAGFKPALVASVGSVFALFCLGGNLFGGVIFDKLGTTKGLVVAFILAAVSCVSLMFSKELALLAFVFALTKGLSVFAYMIGPSMLTGSFFGQKDFGAILGVVQIFFAVGFAAGSSVFGXLVDSXXYMVAWWSVFAFILVCYGALVLASIGMSKLNKERIANLTNNSTKEVI, from the coding sequence ATGGATGCTTTAAATCAGAACAAAAGCAAGAAATTTGCAACTGGTTGGCTTATAGTTGTTGCATGTATGCTTATACAAGCTATTCCATTTGGAGTTGCTTCAAACATACAACCACAATTCGTAAGTTATATAGTTGAAGAAAAAGGATTTACACTTGCAGGATTTTCTCTAATATTCACATTAGGTACAGTTGCATCTGCTGTTGCATCACCATTTATAGGTGTATTATTTAATAAGATAAATACTAAGATGCTATTTTTATTAGGATGTATACTTTCTGGTGGAGGATTCTTAGCATTCTCTATGTGTAACCAATTATGGCAATTCTATTTAGTTGCTGCTGTTGTTCAAGTTGGTACTGCTGTTATATCTTCAATAGGGGTTCCTCTTGTAATAAATAGATGGTTTGATGAAGAATCTAAAGGTAAAGCTATGGGTATAGCATTTGCTGGTAGTGGACTTGGTAACATATTCTTACAACAATTAGTTGTATCTTCTCTTGTTGCTAATGGGGCTGCTAAGTCTTATATGATATTTGGTGCTTTATCTTTAATAGTTGGTATACCAGTATCTTTATTCTTATTAAGAATGCCTAAAAATGATAGTGAAGTTGTAAAAGGTAAAAAAGCTAAAGAAGAAAAGTCAACAGAAAAATCAGTTGATAACTCTGGATTTACATTTAAAGAAGCTACAAAAACTAAATTCTTCTGGTTATTTGGATTTGGTTTATTCTTCTTAGGTATGTATGTATCTGCTTTAGCTGTTCAATACCCAGCTTTCTTAAGTTCTGATGCTGGATTTAAACCTGCTTTAGTAGCTTCTGTTGGATCTGTATTTGCATTATTCTGCTTAGGTGGAAACCTATTTGGTGGTGTAATATTTGATAAACTAGGAACAACTAAAGGACTTGTAGTTGCATTCATATTAGCAGCTGTATCTTGTGTATCTTTAATGTTCTCTAAAGAATTAGCATTACTTGCATTCGTATTTGCATTAACAAAAGGTTTATCAGTATTTGCATATATGATAGGACCATCTATGTTAACAGGTTCTTTCTTTGGTCAAAAAGATTTCGGAGCTATATTAGGTGTAGTTCAAATATTCTTCGCTGTAGGATTTGCTGCTGGTTCATCAGTATTTGGAKTTTTAGTTGATAGCNNNNGATACATGGTTGCATGGTGGTCTGTATTCGCATTTATATTAGTATGCTACGGAGCTTTAGTACTTGCTTCTATAGGTATGTCTAAGTTAAATAAAGAAAGAATAGCAAATTTAACAAATAATTCTACAAAAGAAGTTATATAA
- a CDS encoding sugar kinase, with the protein AKILHVTGITAALSQKTLDAVYKAIDKARENKMLITFDPNIRVQLWKSKEYMIEVLNDIASKCDIILPGIKEGNILTGKETKEEIADFYLNNGAKAVVIKNGASGAYLKTLEEEKIVPGFKVKEVVDTVGAGDGFATGVLSGLLDGESYENALVRGNAIGALMVTSKEDNSILPTQEELDAFIMSHERQVV; encoded by the coding sequence TGCTAAGATTCTTCATGTTACTGGTATTACTGCTGCACTTTCTCAAAAAACATTAGATGCAGTATACAAGGCTATAGATAAGGCTAGAGAAAATAAAATGCTAATTACTTTTGATCCAAACATTCGTGTTCAATTATGGAAAAGTAAAGAGTATATGATAGAAGTTTTAAATGATATAGCTAGTAAATGTGATATAATATTACCAGGAATAAAAGAAGGTAATATATTAACAGGAAAAGAAACAAAAGAAGAAATTGCAGACTTCTATTTAAATAATGGTGCAAAGGCTGTTGTAATAAAAAATGGAGCTAGTGGTGCATACTTAAAAACACTTGAAGAAGAAAAAATAGTTCCAGGATTTAAGGTTAAAGAAGTTGTTGATACTGTTGGAGCAGGAGATGGATTTGCAACAGGAGTATTAAGCGGATTACTAGATGGAGAATCATATGAAAATGCACTTGTAAGAGGAAATGCAATAGGAGCACTTATGGTGACATCAAAAGAAGATAACTCAATACTTCCAACACAAGAAGAATTAGATGCATTTATTATGTCTCATGAAAGACAAGTAGTGTAA